One Streptosporangium lutulentum genomic window carries:
- a CDS encoding ATP-binding protein: MAITITQVEKTFPGTPSQIPQARAWTLAALPAGCVRRDDVALVVSELVTNAVLHSASGQIGGAFIVRIEVTEAAIQLSVSDQGPALVPARRTPDESGRGLDLVAALADAYDVIDAPIGRTVRCRLTAERR, from the coding sequence ATGGCGATCACCATCACCCAGGTGGAGAAGACCTTCCCCGGAACGCCCTCGCAGATTCCCCAGGCCCGAGCCTGGACCCTGGCGGCTCTGCCCGCCGGCTGCGTCCGCCGCGACGACGTCGCCTTGGTGGTGAGCGAGCTGGTCACCAACGCGGTGTTGCATAGCGCTTCCGGCCAGATCGGCGGCGCCTTCATCGTGCGCATCGAGGTCACCGAGGCCGCGATTCAGCTGAGCGTGAGTGATCAGGGCCCGGCGCTGGTGCCGGCCCGGCGCACGCCGGATGAGTCCGGTCGCGGCCTGGACCTGGTGGCCGCCCTGGCCGATGCCTACGACGTCATCGACGCCCCTATCGGCCGCACCGTCCGGTGCCGCCTGACCGCCGAGCGGAGGTGA